One genomic window of Camelina sativa cultivar DH55 chromosome 5, Cs, whole genome shotgun sequence includes the following:
- the LOC104787604 gene encoding uncharacterized protein LOC104787604, with product MSSLSHGSWPLVLFLVLWCMVARESNGASNNVKVGSISKVEDAENFHIYYGQTFKVIKNAIDGKSYLLIQNSSRMAVRTKYCTSRIKSYVIPLINYSVDTQSPQGGIPVSFFELLGLLGSLKGITSEAVASPCVLKLFEAGEVVKLDKGEQQGQVLSQFAAHFISDTDQPQTCNFANFFPLSEGTPLQRAEWIKFLGAFTNLETKANQVYDAVKASYTCLSQMAANKTKSFKPIVAWMGYDQSGCMWSFTKESHKLKFIEDAGGENIDKSINKVSYNVTDPDDLEALHAILCTVDAVIDETLSSDPQNYTQTTFLGNINVDDNSCFAFLANQSIWRYDKRVRNGTTLDWYDGAISQPNLVLADLVEALFPTGNYTTSYFRNIAKGEGVINISPEMCDRDASLPLVPTVPACG from the exons ATGTCTTCATTGTCTCATGGTTCCTGGCCTCTAGTACTGTTTTTAGTATTGTGGTGCATGGTAGCTAGAGAATCAAACGGAGCTTCCAATAATGTAAAGGTTGGAAGCATTTCAAAGGTGGAAGATGCTGAAAATTTTCATATCTATTATGGACAAACCTTTAAAGTGATCAAGAACGCCATTGATGGCAAGAGCTATCTCCTTATTCAG AACTCTTCTAGAATGGCGGTTCGAACAAAGTATTGTACTTCCAGGATTAAGTCATATGTGATTCCACTAATCAACTACTCAGTAGACACTCAATCTCCTCAAG GAGGCATTCCGGTTTCCTTCTTCGAG CTACTCGGATTACTTGGAAGCTTGAAGGGAATAACATCGGAAGCGGTAGCTTCACCGTGTGTTCTGAAACTCTTTGAGGCAGGGGAAGTAGTTAAGCTTGACAAAGGTGAACAACAAGGGCAGGTGTTATCTCAGTTCGCAGCGCATTTCATCAGCGACACTGACCAACCTCAGACTTGcaattttgcaaattttttcCCACTCAGTGAAGGCACACCTCTTCAG CGAGCGGAGTGGATCAAATTCCTTGGAGCTTTTACCAATCTTGAAACTAAAGCCAATCAAGTGTATGATGCG GTTAAAGCTAGCTATACTTGCTTGTCTCAAATGGctgccaacaaaacaaaatcattcaaGCCAATTGTAGCCTGGATGGGATATGATCAAAGT gGATGCATGTGGAGTTTCACTAAGGAATCACACAAGCTAAAG TTTATAGAAGATGCGGGTGGAGAAAATATCGACAAATCTATAAACAAGGTGTCTTACAATGTCACAGATCCTGATGATTTGGAAGCACTCCACGCCATTTTATGC aCTGTGGATGCGGTGATCGATGAAACGTTATCGTCAGACCCTCAGAATTACACACAGACAACGTTCTTGGGGAACATAAACGTGGATGATAACTCTTGTTTTGCGTTTCTTGCGAACCAGAGCATATGGAGATATGACAAAAGGGTCAGAAACGGAACAACTCTAG ACTGGTACGACGGAGCGATCTCACAACCAAATCTAGTACTGGCTGACCTTGTGGAAGCCTTGTTTCCAACGGGAAACTATACAACTTCGTACTTCAGAAACATAGCTAAG GGTGAAGGAGTCATAAACATTAGTCCGGAAATGTGTGATAGAGACGCATCATTGCCGTTAGTTCCTACAGTCCCAGCTTGTGGATga